A genomic segment from Candidatus Brocadia sinica JPN1 encodes:
- a CDS encoding ComEA family DNA-binding protein, producing MHTIRKSFVAVVLMLVVGFVCQVRICFSAVEIEGKVNINAATEDQIALLPGIGPKLAAEIINYRTNNGNFQAIDDIKKVSGVGDKKFEKIKNFVAVEGDTTIKSTKMIKGEKEQKQEK from the coding sequence ATGCACACAATTCGTAAATCTTTTGTGGCAGTTGTGCTGATGCTTGTGGTTGGTTTTGTCTGTCAGGTAAGGATTTGCTTTTCTGCCGTGGAGATAGAAGGAAAGGTAAATATTAATGCAGCTACCGAAGACCAGATTGCATTATTGCCAGGTATTGGCCCTAAGTTGGCTGCAGAAATTATAAACTACAGGACAAATAATGGTAATTTTCAAGCTATTGATGACATCAAAAAGGTAAGTGGCGTGGGCGATAAAAAATTTGAGAAGATCAAAAATTTTGTTGCAGTAGAGGGAGATACCACCATAAAATCAACAAAGATGATAAAGGGTGAAAAAGAACAAAAACAAGAAAAATAA
- a CDS encoding multiheme c-type cytochrome, translating to MYNSAKARFTSGPEIKDISPCGTHYCHSVIEERMSLSMRLFFNYTWCFILGLFFVSLNVSYGSDPREWSPTWKLPPGQRPENIVDLPITVPGDVRISQFFSPISCGACHPEIFKMWSGSTHANAWRNPLFQALYNLGKKTAEGESEKRNIESCVRCHFPIGHSGAEASLPLDDEKGGVICDFCHSVRATTGVGNAPYILSPGNAAAMEGGTKYGPFADSPETIHKNQYSELHTRSEFCGGCHDVSHAGNNLPIEQTYTEWRQGPYNTGDPKTTIHCQDCHMRQRPGFPCTGSTDRPDNPGFASPEIMGGKKRPHIWTHYFVGGSVTPISLPSGSELQQQMAVERLKNAATLEVSVNPASKRGDLLKFHIDIKNTGAGHHIPTGLTEMRQVWLHVSVTDAEDKIIYQSGKVDEKGNIDSNATIYHTVFGNEKGEETLHVWAATHIISDNRIPPKGKKEEHFICLLPNDAKSPLKIKAVLHYRSAPQDVVDALLGEKSMKLPIIDMAEVLKEISL from the coding sequence TTGTATAATTCGGCCAAAGCCAGGTTTACCAGCGGGCCGGAAATCAAAGACATTAGTCCATGTGGGACTCATTATTGTCATTCTGTGATTGAAGAAAGGATGTCATTGTCTATGCGGTTATTTTTCAATTATACATGGTGTTTCATACTCGGTTTATTTTTTGTTTCTTTAAACGTGTCCTATGGGAGTGATCCCAGAGAATGGTCGCCCACATGGAAACTTCCTCCGGGACAGAGACCGGAAAATATCGTCGATCTGCCTATTACAGTGCCGGGAGACGTAAGGATAAGTCAATTTTTCAGTCCGATCTCCTGTGGCGCCTGTCATCCTGAAATCTTCAAAATGTGGAGCGGTTCAACTCATGCGAATGCATGGAGAAATCCTCTCTTTCAGGCCCTTTATAACTTAGGGAAAAAAACGGCAGAAGGAGAATCTGAAAAACGGAACATAGAATCTTGTGTGCGATGTCATTTTCCTATCGGTCACAGCGGAGCCGAAGCCAGCCTCCCTCTCGACGATGAAAAGGGTGGAGTTATCTGTGATTTTTGTCATTCTGTTCGGGCAACTACTGGTGTAGGAAACGCACCATACATATTAAGCCCGGGCAATGCTGCTGCTATGGAAGGTGGCACAAAATATGGCCCTTTTGCTGATTCCCCGGAAACAATTCATAAAAATCAATACTCAGAATTGCATACACGCTCAGAGTTTTGTGGGGGTTGCCATGATGTGTCACACGCAGGAAACAATCTTCCCATAGAACAAACTTATACTGAATGGCGGCAAGGTCCTTATAATACAGGTGACCCCAAAACAACGATACATTGTCAGGATTGTCACATGAGGCAACGACCGGGGTTCCCGTGTACCGGTAGCACAGACAGACCCGATAATCCTGGTTTTGCATCCCCTGAAATTATGGGAGGTAAAAAACGTCCTCATATATGGACTCACTATTTTGTCGGAGGGAGTGTTACCCCCATATCCCTGCCTTCCGGCTCAGAACTGCAGCAGCAAATGGCGGTTGAGAGATTGAAGAACGCCGCAACTTTAGAAGTATCTGTGAATCCTGCCTCGAAAAGGGGTGATTTGCTAAAATTCCATATCGATATAAAAAATACGGGTGCAGGGCATCATATACCCACAGGCCTTACCGAGATGCGGCAGGTGTGGTTACATGTTTCAGTAACCGATGCAGAAGATAAGATTATCTACCAAAGTGGGAAAGTGGACGAAAAAGGGAATATTGATTCGAATGCTACCATTTATCACACCGTATTTGGAAATGAAAAGGGAGAAGAGACACTTCACGTATGGGCTGCAACACACATCATATCCGATAATCGCATCCCTCCAAAGGGAAAAAAGGAAGAACATTTTATTTGCTTACTTCCCAATGATGCCAAATCCCCGTTGAAGATAAAGGCCGTGCTGCATTACCGGAGCGCGCCCCAAGACGTTGTGGATGCGCTTTTGGGAGAGAAATCTATGAAGCTTCCCATAATCGACATGGCGGAAGTATTAAAGGAAATCAGTTTGTAA
- a CDS encoding DUF6873 family GME fold protein, protein MFAIIDSRSSARVITTLKEYVKDVFAFQTNGLTYDSISGHPDIFIYQDKDHLVVAPNAPVGLFEFLERHSIACLKGKTDVGNELYNSTQYNCLSTPDFLFHKPGYTDPAILEINTSKEFIRLPQAYTRCSLIHLYGNNYVTSDGGIEKVLSGKGLSCFYFNPKEIRIRGHNNGFIGGTAGVLGKSIFFNGNIELHADGQRLKEHLLNIGFEIVCLSNEYLYDGGCIFFV, encoded by the coding sequence ATGTTTGCGATAATTGATTCCAGATCGTCGGCAAGGGTGATCACCACGTTAAAGGAATATGTTAAGGACGTCTTTGCGTTTCAAACGAACGGGCTGACTTACGATTCCATTTCGGGGCATCCGGATATTTTCATATACCAGGATAAAGACCACCTTGTGGTTGCTCCAAACGCACCGGTCGGGTTGTTTGAGTTTTTAGAACGCCATAGTATTGCATGTCTAAAAGGAAAAACGGATGTCGGAAATGAACTTTATAACAGCACTCAATACAACTGCCTGAGCACGCCAGATTTTCTCTTTCACAAACCAGGATATACGGACCCTGCAATCTTAGAAATAAATACAAGCAAAGAGTTTATACGATTACCTCAGGCCTATACACGATGCAGCCTTATCCATTTATACGGAAACAACTATGTTACCTCCGACGGGGGAATAGAAAAGGTATTGTCGGGAAAGGGATTATCTTGTTTTTATTTTAACCCCAAAGAAATACGCATACGGGGACACAATAACGGCTTTATTGGGGGCACAGCCGGTGTATTGGGGAAAAGCATATTTTTTAACGGAAATATCGAACTGCATGCTGACGGGCAGCGACTAAAAGAGCACTTATTGAATATTGGTTTTGAGATTGTCTGTCTTTCCAATGAATATTTATATGATGGAGGTTGTATATTTTTCGTTTGA
- a CDS encoding phosphatidylglycerophosphatase A codes for MKNKREYISRIIATWFGSGLLPKAPGTWGSLAAVPFAYLISIYTGPYAFISATVALFLIGIGVSNSVEKSARKKDPGFIVVDEVVGQWITLFPLPFLHKCINDESFFYFLISLVATAFLAFRIFDIWKPWPIRDLERSIPGGLGIMLDDVIAGIYALIITSAVTAGILFIFL; via the coding sequence ATGAAAAACAAGAGAGAGTATATTAGCCGGATTATCGCCACATGGTTTGGCTCGGGGCTTCTTCCGAAGGCGCCAGGAACATGGGGCAGTCTGGCAGCAGTTCCATTTGCCTATTTGATTTCCATATATACCGGTCCCTATGCATTCATCTCTGCAACCGTCGCCTTGTTTTTGATTGGCATAGGGGTATCAAACAGCGTTGAGAAAAGCGCCCGGAAGAAGGATCCCGGATTTATTGTCGTTGATGAAGTCGTAGGCCAATGGATAACCCTCTTCCCATTACCTTTTCTCCATAAATGCATCAACGACGAATCCTTTTTCTACTTTTTGATTTCCCTTGTAGCAACGGCATTTCTTGCCTTCCGTATTTTTGATATATGGAAGCCGTGGCCCATTCGAGATTTAGAAAGGAGCATTCCTGGGGGTCTTGGGATTATGCTCGATGATGTTATTGCCGGTATCTACGCCCTCATAATAACTTCCGCAGTAACAGCAGGAATACTGTTCATTTTTCTATAA
- a CDS encoding ATP-dependent Clp protease proteolytic subunit, translating to MVNVKNKYGALFVPYVVEKTGYGERHYDIFSRLLKDRIIFIGSAIEDTLSNLVIAQILFLQNENKNQDINIYINSPGGSITSGLAIYDTMQFVQCDVATFCIGQAYSMAAILLAGGTKGKRYGLPHTRIMLHQPWGGMRGTATDISIQAEEILRMKKCLNEILVKHTGQPLERIEADVDRDFYMSSQEAKAYGLVDEVIESLRDKKK from the coding sequence GTGGTAAATGTCAAGAACAAGTATGGCGCGCTTTTTGTGCCATATGTTGTTGAAAAGACCGGATATGGCGAAAGGCATTATGATATATTTTCAAGGTTACTGAAAGACCGTATCATTTTTATTGGCTCAGCCATTGAGGACACATTGTCAAACCTGGTTATAGCACAAATACTATTTCTCCAAAACGAGAACAAAAATCAGGATATCAACATTTACATCAATTCTCCAGGAGGTTCAATTACATCCGGTCTGGCTATTTACGACACCATGCAATTTGTACAATGTGATGTCGCAACATTCTGTATTGGTCAGGCTTATAGCATGGCCGCTATCCTCCTTGCTGGTGGAACAAAAGGAAAAAGATATGGCCTTCCCCATACGCGTATTATGCTTCATCAGCCATGGGGCGGTATGAGGGGTACGGCAACAGATATTAGTATTCAGGCAGAAGAAATACTGCGGATGAAGAAATGTCTGAATGAAATTCTTGTAAAACACACAGGGCAACCGTTGGAACGTATCGAAGCAGATGTAGACCGTGATTTTTATATGTCTTCGCAAGAGGCAAAAGCCTATGGTCTTGTCGATGAGGTAATAGAATCCTTACGGGATAAAAAGAAATAG
- a CDS encoding elongator complex protein 3, producing the protein MKKHSNIPIFIPELACPHQCVFCDQEKISGTHSIPQPKEIRHIVEQYLETIPRNRIINIAFFGGSFTGIPVDLQEQYLKEAFEFVKTGRVSGIRLSTRPDYINETILELLKKYGITTIELGAQSTSREVLHQSGRWHTPEDIQNASRMICKYDFELGLQMMVGLPEDSYERSIQTANDIVSFGARNTRIYPAIIVKGTALERRYREGKYIPLSLEQAVEWTKDLVRIFERNNVSVIRMGLHPSDELVAGKSLIDGPFHPSFKEMVMTKIWEEIVHAKLKGNTSNNIRISVSNKQIHYAIGYKQANKARLQSMGYTVQFAGNHTFSQYQIDVCDN; encoded by the coding sequence GTGAAAAAACATTCTAATATTCCTATATTTATCCCGGAGCTTGCTTGTCCGCACCAATGTGTTTTCTGCGATCAGGAGAAAATCAGCGGAACACATTCCATCCCGCAGCCAAAAGAAATTCGGCATATTGTCGAGCAATACCTTGAAACAATACCCAGAAACAGAATCATAAACATCGCCTTTTTTGGAGGGAGTTTTACGGGGATACCTGTTGATCTGCAGGAACAGTATCTGAAAGAGGCCTTCGAGTTTGTAAAAACCGGGAGGGTATCAGGCATCAGATTGTCAACCAGGCCCGATTATATCAATGAAACCATCCTTGAATTGCTGAAGAAGTATGGCATAACAACGATTGAGCTGGGTGCGCAGTCCACCAGCCGGGAAGTCTTGCATCAATCAGGACGCTGGCATACCCCCGAAGATATTCAAAATGCATCCCGGATGATTTGCAAATATGATTTCGAACTGGGTCTCCAGATGATGGTAGGTCTGCCAGAAGACAGCTATGAACGGTCTATTCAGACCGCCAATGATATCGTTTCATTCGGCGCCCGTAATACTCGAATTTATCCTGCAATTATTGTAAAGGGAACCGCCCTGGAGAGACGGTATCGGGAAGGGAAATACATTCCGTTATCACTTGAGCAGGCGGTAGAGTGGACAAAGGATCTCGTGCGTATATTTGAAAGAAACAACGTATCTGTCATACGGATGGGGCTGCACCCGTCCGATGAACTCGTTGCCGGAAAATCCCTGATAGATGGGCCATTTCACCCTTCTTTTAAGGAAATGGTTATGACAAAGATATGGGAAGAGATCGTTCATGCCAAACTGAAAGGGAATACCTCGAATAACATCAGGATATCTGTTTCCAATAAGCAGATTCATTACGCCATAGGGTACAAGCAGGCCAACAAGGCACGATTACAATCAATGGGGTATACTGTTCAGTTTGCAGGTAACCACACATTTTCTCAGTATCAAATAGATGTTTGCGATAATTGA
- the tig gene encoding trigger factor — MNVTIEDAGPCKKVLKFEIPKETIEGEFEKKTIEVCDTVELPGFRKGRAPRKLVEKRFGSQIKDEVKQSVVSDCYQKTLEEQKLSPVGNPKFSEIELEMGKPLTFDVTLEVWPSFEINQYKGLKLKKKPANATDEDVQKVLMDMAFRKAQLTVVKEGTVKKGDHIIGDCKVEVGGNTVFEDDDVEIPVVNGVPVANTTIQDLAAKLENMKSGEECKIDVKLSDNFVKEEYRGKDAKIRLKVKEIKRLIPADIHDDFAKTMGFDSLEDFKSNIRKRIEIDKKKWVEDDLKNQVLDVLLDQTKLELPQDFLNHHTDQRVYKHQLDLLNRGVPLEEIQKQADAIKNASAESVMRELKASLIMNHIAEKEKIFITENEVEQQIADIARSYNTDIARVRKQLERQGNLSYLRNDMRENKVMNFLLKEASIEG, encoded by the coding sequence ATGAATGTAACAATTGAAGATGCAGGGCCTTGTAAAAAGGTTTTAAAATTCGAAATACCTAAGGAAACAATCGAGGGTGAGTTTGAAAAGAAGACAATAGAGGTTTGTGATACGGTAGAATTGCCCGGTTTTAGAAAAGGCCGTGCGCCGAGAAAATTAGTTGAAAAGCGGTTTGGTTCACAGATTAAAGACGAGGTAAAACAATCGGTTGTTAGTGATTGTTACCAAAAGACACTTGAAGAGCAGAAACTGAGCCCAGTGGGTAATCCCAAATTTAGTGAAATAGAACTGGAAATGGGAAAACCCCTTACATTTGATGTGACATTGGAGGTGTGGCCGTCTTTTGAGATTAATCAATACAAGGGTTTGAAATTAAAGAAAAAGCCAGCCAATGCAACTGACGAAGATGTGCAAAAAGTATTAATGGATATGGCCTTTCGAAAGGCGCAACTTACCGTTGTTAAAGAGGGAACGGTGAAAAAAGGAGATCATATCATCGGTGATTGTAAAGTAGAGGTTGGCGGAAATACTGTGTTCGAAGATGATGATGTTGAGATTCCTGTCGTGAATGGTGTTCCGGTTGCCAATACAACGATACAGGATTTAGCCGCTAAATTGGAAAACATGAAGTCCGGTGAAGAGTGCAAAATTGATGTGAAATTATCGGACAATTTTGTTAAAGAAGAATATCGGGGAAAAGATGCGAAGATAAGGCTTAAGGTAAAAGAAATCAAGCGTCTAATTCCTGCCGATATTCATGATGATTTTGCAAAGACAATGGGATTCGATTCTTTAGAAGATTTCAAATCCAATATTCGCAAACGAATTGAAATTGATAAAAAGAAATGGGTTGAAGACGATTTGAAGAATCAGGTACTTGATGTCCTTTTGGATCAAACAAAGCTTGAATTGCCGCAAGATTTTTTGAATCATCATACAGACCAAAGGGTGTACAAGCATCAATTGGATTTATTAAACAGGGGCGTTCCTTTGGAAGAAATTCAAAAGCAAGCGGATGCGATTAAAAATGCATCTGCAGAATCGGTAATGCGGGAACTCAAAGCTTCTCTTATCATGAATCATATTGCCGAAAAGGAGAAGATATTTATTACCGAAAATGAAGTGGAACAGCAAATTGCCGATATTGCGCGATCGTATAATACAGACATCGCACGGGTTCGCAAGCAGCTGGAGCGTCAGGGGAATCTGTCCTATTTGCGAAACGATATGCGAGAAAATAAGGTGATGAATTTTCTCCTCAAGGAAGCCAGCATAGAAGGGTAA